One Kineosporiaceae bacterium DNA segment encodes these proteins:
- a CDS encoding Lrp/AsnC family transcriptional regulator gives MTCRRTHDSSPRAAPRQVPRLDAIDIAIVAALVEDGRLSNVALAHRVGLAESTCIGRVRSLRDRGVIRAFTAQVDLAWFGLSVQAMVAVRFAGHLRRDVEAFAVQVAALPGVIAVHNISGADDFLVHVAASGPDALRDFVLDNITGRTGVAHVETSLIFQTTLGGQVVPSRPVESR, from the coding sequence GTGACATGCCGCAGGACGCACGACAGCTCACCCCGGGCGGCGCCGCGCCAGGTGCCCCGCTTGGATGCGATCGACATCGCCATCGTGGCGGCACTCGTCGAGGACGGTCGGTTGTCGAACGTGGCGCTGGCGCATCGGGTGGGCCTCGCCGAGTCGACCTGCATCGGTCGGGTGCGATCGCTGCGCGACCGCGGGGTCATCCGGGCCTTCACGGCGCAGGTGGATCTGGCCTGGTTCGGCCTGAGTGTCCAGGCCATGGTGGCGGTGCGCTTCGCGGGCCATCTGCGCCGTGACGTGGAGGCCTTCGCGGTCCAGGTGGCGGCTCTGCCCGGGGTGATCGCGGTACACAACATCAGCGGTGCCGACGACTTCCTGGTGCACGTCGCGGCGTCCGGGCCTGACGCTCTGCGTGACTTCGTGTTGGACAACATCACCGGTCGCACCGGGGTGGCGCATGTCGAGACCAGCTTGATCTTCCAGACCACCTTGGGTGGCCAGGTGGTGCCGAGCCGGCCCGTCGAGTCTCGATAG
- a CDS encoding EAL domain-containing protein produces MPGGKACCGRCTPGDCMAAPLISGGEVTGVMVVCDRLGEVSTFDAEDGRLFATLASQAAVALENGRLIDRLHTQIQAREHEALHDALTGLPNRTLFYQRLRRALEESSAGGEVAILVLDLDGFKDVNDTLGHHSGDQLLCEVSARLAGVVEGQGTVARLGGDEFAVLLPAAESTTGEAVAQRIIEAIRRPVTLSSMTLTVGASIGMALAPRHGTDPDGLLQRADVAMYQAKRAQSGVEVYDPDTDWNSQYRLRLAGELRSAVTRGEIEVWYQPIARTADVEVTGVEALARWHHAELGPISPGEFIPVAERTGLIHELTLYVLDRALAQVRAWHDAGLQLGVSVNLPPQVLRDVEWPIKVVEMLHRHDVQSRWLTLEITESGIMTDPERMISILRELTSTGVSLSIDDFGTGYSSLAYLQQLPVSTVKIDQSFVTPLLIDPAAAAIVGSVIDLARSLGLAVVAEGVEDQRTLEHLAAIDCHFVQGFLLSRPTPAGELTTWLTMRRQRRQRLGGLAG; encoded by the coding sequence ATGCCGGGCGGCAAGGCGTGCTGCGGGCGCTGCACGCCCGGGGACTGCATGGCCGCCCCGTTGATCAGCGGCGGCGAGGTGACCGGTGTGATGGTGGTCTGCGACCGCCTCGGCGAGGTGAGCACCTTCGACGCCGAGGACGGGCGGTTGTTCGCCACCCTGGCCTCACAGGCGGCGGTGGCGCTGGAGAACGGCCGCCTGATCGATCGCCTGCACACCCAGATCCAGGCGCGCGAGCACGAGGCGTTGCACGATGCGCTGACCGGGCTGCCGAACCGGACGCTGTTCTACCAGCGGCTTCGCCGGGCCTTGGAGGAATCGTCCGCCGGCGGTGAGGTCGCCATTCTGGTGCTCGACCTGGACGGGTTCAAGGACGTGAACGACACCCTCGGCCACCACTCCGGTGATCAGCTGCTGTGCGAGGTCTCGGCCCGCCTGGCCGGGGTGGTGGAGGGGCAGGGCACCGTGGCGCGGCTGGGTGGCGACGAGTTCGCCGTGCTGCTGCCCGCCGCCGAGTCGACGACCGGTGAGGCGGTGGCCCAGCGGATCATCGAGGCGATCCGCCGTCCGGTGACCTTGTCGTCGATGACGTTGACCGTCGGGGCCAGTATCGGCATGGCGCTCGCGCCCCGGCACGGCACGGATCCCGATGGCCTGCTGCAGCGCGCTGATGTGGCGATGTACCAGGCCAAGCGGGCGCAGAGTGGGGTCGAGGTCTACGACCCCGACACGGACTGGAACAGCCAGTACCGATTGCGTTTGGCCGGAGAGCTACGGTCGGCGGTGACCCGCGGCGAGATCGAGGTCTGGTACCAACCGATCGCGCGCACCGCGGACGTCGAGGTGACCGGGGTCGAGGCCCTGGCGCGCTGGCACCATGCCGAGTTGGGACCCATCTCACCGGGGGAGTTCATCCCGGTGGCCGAGCGCACGGGTCTGATCCACGAACTCACGCTCTACGTGCTCGACCGAGCGCTGGCCCAGGTGCGGGCCTGGCACGACGCCGGCCTGCAGCTGGGCGTCAGCGTGAACCTGCCGCCGCAGGTGCTGCGGGACGTCGAGTGGCCGATCAAGGTGGTCGAGATGCTGCACCGCCACGACGTGCAGTCCCGCTGGCTCACCTTGGAGATCACCGAGTCCGGCATCATGACCGATCCGGAGCGCATGATCAGCATCCTGCGGGAGCTGACCAGCACCGGGGTCTCACTGTCGATCGACGACTTCGGCACCGGGTACTCATCGCTCGCCTACCTGCAACAGTTGCCGGTCTCGACGGTGAAGATCGACCAGTCGTTCGTCACCCCGTTGCTCATCGATCCGGCGGCGGCGGCCATCGTGGGCTCGGTGATCGACCTGGCCCGCAGCCTGGGCCTGGCGGTGGTCGCCGAGGGGGTGGAGGACCAGCGGACGCTGGAGCACCTGGCCGCGATCGACTGTCACTTCGTGCAGGGATTCCTGCTCTCCCGCCCGACTCCGGCCGGGGAACTGACCACGTGGCTGACGATGCGCCGCCAACGCCGGCAGCGCCTGGGCGGGTTGGCGGGCTGA
- a CDS encoding S8 family serine peptidase yields the protein MSRRLGLFTARGSALGALLALPALALPLATGSAAAASGGAGGLDTEVSSVVVMAAAGQESAVQRRAEDLGLQITRRLDIVHGFAAQGSAQAVARLSAAPAVVSVTPDRAVHPTSIDPGLGYDVAAAGSSSSITQIVGAQAAWAKGWTGAGVDVAVIDTGVSTVPGLDAAGKVIVGPDLSFDSQTSTPGVDGFGHGTFMAGLIAGRDPLLSTKGNCSTCLTGSSLSDTRIFTGVAPDSRIVNVKVGARNGAADVSQVIAAIDWTVQHAHDSGLNIRVLNLSFGTDSAQSYLVDPLAYAAEQAWKRGLVVVASAGNEGKTQTKLASPAYDPYVLAVGGLDSMGTVVTSDDVVADFAQNGTVLRPVDVVAPAVSTIGLRVPGSFIDTLAENQGKVGTRFQRGSGTSEAAAIVSGLAALVVQKNPTATPDQIKALITSTATSLRPVEITEELKAEAKRRGMKPEDYAALLTWRNRTYGGYGIPSAIAALSQSPSSSARQIYLPSVGGGSLEATRGGVHVLNNGVELTGEKDIFGRAVSTSTLAAAEARGAAWTGGTWNGSRWSGDTWSGSRWSTATWTGSDWSGSRWSGSRWSGTSWSGSRWSSVGWS from the coding sequence GTGAGCCGTCGACTCGGGCTGTTCACCGCCCGGGGCAGCGCGCTCGGTGCCCTCCTTGCCCTGCCTGCCCTGGCTCTGCCCTTGGCGACGGGCTCCGCGGCGGCCGCGAGCGGCGGCGCCGGGGGCCTCGACACCGAGGTGAGTTCCGTGGTGGTGATGGCGGCAGCGGGCCAGGAGTCCGCCGTCCAGCGCCGGGCCGAGGACCTCGGCCTGCAGATCACGCGCCGCCTCGACATCGTGCACGGCTTCGCGGCGCAGGGTTCGGCTCAGGCCGTGGCCCGGCTGAGCGCGGCACCTGCCGTGGTCTCGGTGACCCCCGACCGCGCCGTGCACCCGACGTCGATCGACCCCGGGCTCGGCTACGACGTGGCGGCCGCCGGGTCGTCGTCGTCCATCACCCAGATCGTGGGAGCCCAGGCCGCGTGGGCCAAGGGCTGGACCGGCGCCGGTGTGGACGTCGCGGTGATCGACACCGGGGTCAGCACCGTGCCCGGTCTGGACGCCGCCGGCAAGGTGATCGTGGGGCCGGACCTGTCCTTCGACTCCCAGACCAGCACGCCGGGCGTCGACGGGTTCGGGCACGGCACCTTCATGGCGGGTCTGATCGCGGGACGCGACCCACTGCTGAGTACGAAGGGCAACTGCTCGACCTGCCTGACCGGAAGCTCTCTCAGTGATACCCGGATCTTCACCGGAGTGGCACCCGACTCGCGCATCGTGAACGTCAAGGTCGGGGCACGCAACGGGGCGGCCGACGTCTCCCAGGTGATCGCGGCCATCGACTGGACCGTGCAGCACGCGCACGACTCCGGTCTGAACATCCGGGTGCTCAACCTCAGCTTCGGCACCGACAGCGCCCAGTCGTATCTGGTCGACCCGCTGGCCTACGCCGCCGAGCAGGCCTGGAAGCGCGGCCTGGTCGTCGTCGCCTCCGCCGGTAACGAGGGCAAGACCCAGACCAAGCTGGCCTCGCCGGCCTACGACCCGTACGTCCTTGCTGTCGGTGGGCTGGACAGCATGGGAACCGTCGTGACGTCGGACGACGTGGTGGCCGACTTCGCGCAGAACGGCACCGTGTTGCGGCCGGTCGACGTGGTCGCGCCGGCGGTCAGCACCATCGGACTGCGGGTGCCGGGCTCGTTCATCGACACCCTGGCCGAGAACCAGGGCAAGGTGGGCACCCGGTTCCAGCGGGGGTCGGGGACCTCGGAGGCGGCCGCGATCGTGTCGGGTCTGGCGGCGCTCGTGGTGCAGAAGAACCCCACGGCCACACCGGACCAGATCAAGGCGCTGATCACCTCGACGGCGACCTCGCTGCGGCCGGTGGAGATCACCGAGGAGCTGAAGGCCGAGGCCAAGCGGCGGGGGATGAAGCCGGAGGACTACGCGGCGCTGCTCACCTGGCGTAACCGCACCTACGGTGGGTACGGCATCCCGTCGGCGATCGCTGCGCTGTCCCAGTCGCCGTCGAGTTCGGCTCGCCAGATCTATCTGCCGAGCGTGGGTGGCGGCTCCCTGGAGGCCACTCGTGGCGGCGTCCACGTGCTGAACAACGGGGTCGAACTGACCGGCGAGAAGGACATCTTCGGGCGTGCGGTGTCGACCTCGACCCTGGCTGCGGCGGAGGCTCGCGGTGCTGCCTGGACCGGCGGGACGTGGAACGGTAGCCGTTGGTCCGGCGACACCTGGTCGGGTAGCCGGTGGAGCACCGCCACCTGGACCGGCTCGGACTGGTCCGGCAGTCGCTGGTCCGGCAGCCGCTGGTCGGGGACCAGCTGGTCGGGCAGCCGGTGGTCCAGCGTCGGGTGGAGCTGA
- a CDS encoding LysR family transcriptional regulator: MLTTRLLVVHRTVIAEGTLTAAAASLGYTVSAVSQQLDQLEHEAGSPLYEKAGRGVRPTAAGLLLAEHAERILRAVADAEGELADLRAGRTGRLRVVSFHSAGESLLPPAIAELRRVMPGLHVRPLVDETDGALRRLRAGEVELVIVVEPFARGAEPQDDLVRTHLLDDEYRLLLQHDHPLAHRRAIDVSALADADWVITTGAADYVREATVTACRRAGFTPRVSAEGDEFAVTQGYVAAGLGVALAPLLALGAVREQVVVRRLQQPPAPRHIWLVTRRSLTDQPAVRRMIRALRTAAQAAAPASRPR, encoded by the coding sequence GTGCTCACCACTCGCTTGCTCGTCGTCCATCGCACCGTGATCGCCGAGGGCACGCTCACCGCGGCGGCGGCGTCCCTGGGGTACACCGTCTCGGCGGTCAGCCAGCAGCTCGATCAACTCGAGCACGAGGCCGGCTCGCCCTTGTACGAGAAGGCGGGCCGCGGCGTCCGGCCGACCGCGGCGGGACTGCTGCTGGCCGAGCACGCCGAACGCATCCTGCGCGCCGTGGCCGACGCCGAGGGTGAACTGGCCGATCTGCGGGCCGGGCGCACCGGCCGGTTGCGGGTGGTCTCGTTCCACTCGGCGGGCGAGTCGCTGCTGCCCCCGGCGATCGCCGAGTTGCGTCGGGTGATGCCGGGTCTGCACGTGCGGCCACTGGTCGACGAGACGGACGGCGCGCTGCGCCGGCTGCGGGCCGGTGAGGTCGAGCTGGTCATCGTGGTGGAGCCGTTCGCCCGAGGCGCCGAGCCCCAGGACGATCTGGTGCGAACCCACCTGCTGGACGACGAGTACCGGCTGTTGCTGCAACACGACCACCCGCTGGCACACCGGCGGGCGATCGACGTGTCCGCGTTGGCCGACGCCGATTGGGTGATCACCACGGGCGCGGCCGACTATGTGCGGGAGGCGACCGTGACCGCGTGCCGCCGGGCCGGGTTCACGCCGCGCGTCAGTGCCGAGGGTGACGAGTTCGCGGTCACCCAGGGCTATGTGGCCGCGGGGCTGGGAGTGGCCCTGGCACCGCTGCTCGCCCTGGGCGCCGTACGCGAGCAGGTGGTGGTGCGCCGGTTGCAGCAGCCGCCGGCACCGCGCCACATCTGGTTGGTCACCCGACGATCGCTGACAGATCAGCCGGCCGTGCGGCGGATGATCCGGGCGCTGCGCACGGCGGCCCAGGCGGCCGCCCCGGCGAGCCGTCCCCGCTGA
- a CDS encoding putative protein N(5)-glutamine methyltransferase has protein sequence MHATLTVRLRAAGCVFAEDEAGLLLEATTEAGHLDAQLLEVMVRRREQGHPLEHIVGWAAFDGWRVRVGEGVFVPRRRSEFVVEVAVDELIGLGRRRPVVVDLCCGSGAIAGAIARRIERIEIHAVDVDPVAVACARGNLAELAGLVEDGSTADVVTGDLYRPLALGLRGRVDLIVCSPPYVPTGAVATMPIEARVFEPLRALDGGDDGLAIARRVISGAGEWLAPDGVLLVEGARSQAPVAARAAAGAGLTAEVRHDAERGATVLVGRRVAQRAEQTPQ, from the coding sequence GTGCACGCGACGCTCACCGTGCGGCTGCGGGCGGCCGGGTGCGTGTTCGCCGAGGACGAGGCCGGGCTGCTGCTCGAGGCCACCACCGAGGCGGGTCACCTCGACGCCCAGCTGCTCGAGGTCATGGTCCGCCGCCGGGAGCAGGGCCATCCGCTCGAGCACATCGTGGGCTGGGCCGCGTTCGACGGCTGGCGGGTGCGGGTGGGTGAGGGGGTGTTCGTGCCCCGACGGCGCAGCGAGTTCGTGGTCGAGGTCGCCGTCGACGAGCTGATCGGTCTGGGCCGGCGGCGTCCGGTGGTCGTGGACCTCTGTTGCGGCTCCGGGGCGATCGCCGGGGCGATCGCGCGGCGGATCGAACGGATCGAGATCCACGCCGTGGACGTCGATCCCGTGGCCGTCGCCTGCGCCCGGGGCAATCTCGCCGAGCTGGCGGGACTGGTCGAGGACGGGTCGACCGCCGACGTGGTGACGGGCGATCTGTATCGGCCGCTGGCCCTCGGGCTGCGCGGTCGCGTCGATCTCATCGTCTGCTCGCCGCCCTACGTGCCGACCGGTGCGGTCGCGACGATGCCGATCGAGGCCCGGGTGTTCGAGCCGCTCAGGGCACTGGACGGCGGGGACGACGGTTTGGCGATCGCGCGGCGCGTCATCAGCGGTGCCGGTGAGTGGCTGGCACCGGACGGCGTCCTGCTGGTGGAAGGGGCGCGTTCACAGGCGCCCGTGGCGGCGCGGGCCGCGGCGGGGGCAGGGCTGACGGCCGAGGTACGCCACGACGCCGAGCGCGGGGCCACCGTGCTCGTGGGCCGTCGGGTGGCGCAACGCGCCGAGCAGACCCCTCAGTAG
- a CDS encoding phosphatidylserine decarboxylase yields the protein MPARVGYKRGVLTSRTRAPDSHRLGVGRLGVDRDGLVTAAVFAGLTGLLGARRAPRSARLVRVVTAVAGVALTLFFRDPDRSPSDDPGWTPDPDEVLAASDGRILSVEEVEDPRIGPGRWLRIATFLSVLDVHVNRTPISGEVVAVQRHRGGYAMAQTEGAEHNVAAYLTLGTTHGPVIVAQRTGLIARRIVVRTRPGDRLRAGQRFGLIRFGSRTDVYLPAGTARAEVSVGERVIGGRTVLARFTRSDLQE from the coding sequence CTGCCGGCTCGGGTGGGCTATAAACGCGGGGTGCTCACCTCCAGGACTCGCGCTCCCGACAGCCACCGGCTCGGCGTGGGACGGCTCGGCGTCGACCGCGACGGGCTGGTGACCGCGGCCGTCTTCGCCGGCCTGACCGGCCTGCTCGGGGCACGACGAGCGCCCCGGTCGGCGCGGCTGGTCCGCGTGGTGACCGCCGTGGCAGGCGTGGCGCTGACCCTGTTCTTCCGCGACCCGGACCGCTCGCCCAGCGACGACCCGGGTTGGACGCCGGACCCGGACGAGGTGTTGGCGGCCTCCGACGGGCGGATCCTGTCGGTCGAGGAGGTCGAGGACCCTCGGATCGGGCCCGGCCGGTGGTTGCGCATCGCCACCTTCCTGTCGGTGCTCGACGTCCACGTCAACCGGACGCCGATCAGCGGCGAGGTGGTCGCCGTCCAGCGGCATCGCGGCGGGTATGCGATGGCGCAGACCGAGGGCGCCGAGCACAACGTCGCGGCCTACCTGACCCTGGGCACCACACACGGCCCGGTGATCGTGGCGCAACGCACCGGCCTCATCGCGCGACGCATCGTGGTGCGCACCCGACCGGGGGATCGGCTGCGGGCCGGTCAACGGTTCGGACTCATCCGGTTCGGTTCGCGGACCGATGTGTACCTGCCCGCCGGGACGGCGCGGGCAGAAGTTTCCGTTGGCGAGAGAGTGATCGGCGGGCGCACTGTTCTCGCCCGGTTCACACGGTCCGACCTGCAGGAATGA
- a CDS encoding CDP-alcohol phosphatidyltransferase family protein, which yields MTPESATGGRAAPLSPDLTTSLDEALAEAPLAPVPPLLPGPRTRGRLIRFGLVNLLTLSGLALSIVALSLALDGRTSTAALVMILVAAGDGADGLLARAWGVATPFGGQLDSLCDMATFGVVCPLVVVQAHGGLDSLLHGMVAGVIAMAVAAAIRLARFVISPKKSNFFAGMPTTATAVLLCGWLLVFPDAGQLTTTLLMGVLAVLMVTELPYPKLAAAPRAPGWLIGVALVLGLMGVLAPNLIIPALGIGYLLFGPVVWLERRYF from the coding sequence ATGACGCCCGAATCCGCGACGGGTGGCAGAGCAGCCCCGTTGTCCCCCGACCTCACCACGTCCCTGGACGAGGCGCTCGCCGAGGCCCCGTTGGCCCCCGTCCCGCCGCTGTTGCCCGGCCCGCGTACCCGGGGGCGACTGATCCGGTTCGGGCTCGTCAACCTGCTGACCTTGTCGGGTCTCGCGCTGAGCATCGTCGCGCTGAGCCTGGCGCTGGACGGGCGAACCTCGACCGCTGCGCTGGTGATGATCCTGGTTGCCGCCGGTGACGGTGCTGATGGCCTGCTCGCCCGCGCCTGGGGGGTGGCGACCCCGTTCGGCGGCCAACTCGACTCGCTGTGCGACATGGCCACGTTCGGCGTGGTCTGCCCGCTGGTGGTGGTGCAGGCCCACGGCGGCCTGGACAGCCTGCTGCACGGCATGGTGGCCGGCGTCATCGCCATGGCGGTGGCCGCGGCGATCCGGCTCGCCCGCTTCGTGATCTCACCCAAGAAGTCGAACTTCTTCGCCGGCATGCCGACCACGGCCACGGCCGTGCTGCTGTGTGGCTGGCTGCTCGTGTTCCCCGATGCCGGGCAACTGACCACGACGCTGCTGATGGGCGTCCTGGCGGTCCTGATGGTCACCGAACTGCCCTACCCCAAGCTGGCCGCCGCACCCCGTGCGCCGGGCTGGCTCATCGGGGTGGCACTGGTGCTGGGTCTGATGGGCGTGCTCGCACCGAACCTGATCATCCCGGCGTTGGGCATCGGGTACCTGTTGTTCGGGCCCGTGGTGTGGTTGGAGCGGCGCTACTTCTAG
- a CDS encoding DUF429 domain-containing protein, which yields MDLAWGEKSRTGLAVLDEAGRLLHVDAVRTDEQILASLASFSHGPDGTPADLLVAIDAPLIVRNPTGNRPAEAALNRDFARFEAGAHPVNTGKPEFSGVPRGARLGAVLGLDLNPRSQRARRAIEVYPHAATVALFRLGRTLKYKNKPGRGLPLLRAELLTLMRLLEGLADAAPALLLDGPDSPWPGLVTAVETAGRKSELRRVEDQVDAVICAYVALMAARCPDRLTIYGDDENGCIVTPTLPIDHEPIGAAVREYAARHDEMVLAATGFTTLVQAILDEAGINYLSVTGRAKSVASFAGKAARRQDGVPQFPDPLREITDQIGVRVVTYVASDVAAVADLLADQVVVTDDRDLGHETASEGRFGYSSRHLLITLDGAREADPALDPLRGQVAAVQIRTVLQHAWAEFEHDIRYKGTVPDEHAREFDRRFTLAAGLLELADREFTAIHERLHGGVVPVAAEEPPGASADPRIEARELAAFLAGQYPDAGWSRTDHYDWISGLLLELGITSLPELSETLRAVNQLDLPARMAYRYPPGAVRRLDDALLATFDERYLGLHGNAHRVAALRARRDKLLGA from the coding sequence ATGGACCTCGCCTGGGGCGAGAAGAGCCGCACCGGGCTGGCCGTTCTGGACGAGGCCGGCCGACTGCTGCACGTCGACGCCGTGCGCACCGACGAGCAGATCCTGGCCTCGCTCGCCTCGTTCTCGCACGGCCCCGACGGAACGCCCGCCGACCTGCTGGTGGCGATCGATGCCCCACTGATCGTGCGCAACCCCACCGGCAACCGCCCGGCCGAGGCCGCGCTCAACCGTGATTTCGCGCGATTCGAGGCCGGGGCTCATCCCGTCAACACCGGCAAACCCGAGTTCAGCGGAGTGCCCCGAGGTGCCCGGCTGGGCGCCGTTCTGGGTCTGGACCTGAATCCCCGATCGCAGCGCGCGCGCCGGGCCATCGAGGTCTATCCGCACGCCGCCACCGTCGCCCTGTTCCGGCTCGGCCGCACGCTGAAGTACAAGAACAAGCCCGGGCGCGGCCTGCCGCTGCTGCGCGCCGAACTGCTCACCCTGATGCGGCTGCTCGAGGGCCTCGCCGATGCCGCTCCCGCGCTGCTGCTCGACGGTCCGGACTCGCCCTGGCCCGGCCTGGTGACGGCGGTCGAGACCGCCGGCCGCAAGAGCGAACTGCGCCGGGTGGAGGACCAGGTCGACGCGGTGATCTGCGCCTACGTCGCCCTGATGGCGGCCCGGTGCCCGGATCGGCTGACGATCTACGGCGACGACGAGAACGGCTGCATCGTCACCCCGACACTCCCGATCGACCACGAGCCCATCGGGGCAGCGGTGCGTGAGTATGCGGCTCGACACGACGAGATGGTGCTTGCGGCAACAGGTTTCACCACCTTGGTGCAGGCGATCCTGGACGAGGCGGGCATCAACTACCTGAGCGTGACCGGCCGAGCCAAGAGCGTGGCGTCCTTTGCCGGCAAGGCCGCTCGGCGGCAGGACGGCGTGCCCCAGTTCCCGGATCCGTTACGGGAGATCACCGACCAGATCGGCGTGCGCGTGGTCACGTACGTGGCGAGTGATGTCGCCGCCGTGGCCGACCTGCTGGCCGACCAGGTCGTCGTCACCGATGATCGCGACCTGGGGCACGAGACCGCCAGCGAAGGCCGGTTCGGGTATTCGAGCCGGCATCTGCTGATCACGCTGGACGGCGCCCGCGAGGCCGATCCGGCACTCGACCCGTTGCGGGGGCAGGTGGCCGCGGTGCAGATCCGCACCGTGCTGCAGCACGCATGGGCCGAGTTCGAACACGACATCCGGTACAAGGGAACGGTTCCCGACGAGCACGCCCGCGAGTTCGACCGTCGGTTCACCCTCGCCGCAGGCCTGCTCGAGCTCGCCGACCGGGAGTTCACGGCCATTCACGAGCGGCTGCACGGTGGCGTCGTCCCGGTGGCTGCCGAGGAACCACCCGGAGCCTCGGCCGACCCGCGGATCGAGGCCCGCGAACTGGCGGCCTTCCTGGCCGGGCAATACCCGGACGCCGGCTGGTCGCGCACCGATCACTACGACTGGATCTCGGGGCTGCTGCTCGAGCTGGGCATCACCTCGCTACCCGAGTTGAGCGAGACGCTGCGTGCGGTCAACCAGCTGGACCTGCCCGCCCGCATGGCCTACCGCTACCCGCCGGGCGCTGTGCGGCGGCTGGACGACGCCCTGCTGGCCACCTTCGACGAGCGCTACCTCGGGCTGCACGGCAACGCGCATCGGGTCGCCGCCTTGCGCGCCCGCCGGGACAAGCTGCTCGGGGCCTGA
- a CDS encoding VOC family protein, with product MTEIRPARLVAISLDCPDPQRLADFYLGLLGGRRLWAKDSSVGVEVPGAVLVAQRIEGYRPPEWPGTSIVHLDLSADDLDAAAERAVALGATLPEQRDTRWRVLLDPAGHPFCLTPFTPDSVS from the coding sequence GTGACCGAGATCCGCCCGGCAAGGCTGGTGGCCATCTCGTTGGACTGTCCCGACCCGCAACGGCTCGCCGACTTCTACCTGGGGCTGCTCGGTGGCCGCCGGTTGTGGGCGAAGGACTCGAGCGTCGGGGTGGAAGTGCCCGGAGCGGTGCTGGTGGCTCAACGGATCGAGGGTTACCGCCCTCCGGAGTGGCCCGGGACGTCGATCGTGCACCTGGACCTCTCCGCGGACGATCTCGATGCGGCGGCCGAGCGGGCGGTCGCGCTGGGGGCGACCCTGCCCGAGCAGCGGGACACGCGCTGGCGGGTGCTGCTCGATCCGGCCGGCCATCCGTTCTGCCTGACGCCGTTCACGCCGGATTCGGTGAGCTGA
- a CDS encoding DinB family protein, with product MSIYSGSGDFEGATLVKVSFKGATLRSCDVSGVTMRGVDVNGLDIDSHDLSFGSLFVNGVDVVPLVEAELDRRFPGRALRNADTPEGLREAWVAVLTAWQTTVATTPADLVDAHVEDEWSLAQTLRHLVLATDAWLRGGILRVRQPFHEIGQLFTGAAEMGFDTSIFRVEPPPYEEILEVRAERQQLVTDFLDTATPELLAEEREDPWGFEWRPTVGDCIRVILDEEWAHLRYIRRDLDRLR from the coding sequence ATGTCGATCTACTCCGGCTCGGGTGATTTCGAAGGCGCGACCCTGGTCAAGGTGAGCTTCAAGGGAGCGACCCTGCGGTCCTGCGACGTCAGCGGTGTGACGATGCGCGGCGTCGACGTGAACGGACTAGACATCGACAGCCACGATCTGAGCTTCGGCAGCCTGTTCGTCAACGGGGTCGACGTGGTGCCTCTGGTGGAGGCCGAGCTCGACCGTCGGTTCCCGGGGCGCGCGCTGCGGAACGCGGACACACCCGAAGGCCTGCGGGAGGCGTGGGTCGCCGTCCTGACGGCATGGCAGACCACGGTGGCGACGACCCCGGCGGACCTGGTGGACGCGCACGTCGAGGACGAGTGGTCGTTGGCCCAGACGCTGCGTCACCTGGTCCTGGCGACCGACGCCTGGCTGCGCGGTGGGATCCTGCGGGTACGGCAACCGTTCCACGAGATCGGCCAGCTCTTCACCGGTGCCGCCGAGATGGGCTTCGACACGTCGATCTTCCGCGTCGAACCACCGCCCTACGAGGAGATCCTCGAGGTGCGTGCCGAACGACAGCAGCTGGTGACCGACTTCCTGGACACGGCCACCCCGGAACTGCTCGCGGAAGAACGCGAAGACCCGTGGGGCTTCGAGTGGCGCCCCACCGTCGGTGACTGCATCCGCGTCATCCTCGACGAGGAATGGGCGCACCTGCGCTACATCCGACGAGATCTCGATCGTCTGCGGTGA